The Saccharothrix variisporea genome has a segment encoding these proteins:
- a CDS encoding MFS transporter has product MVTKIDPRALVRASGGPRYAVALAVDALGTGLLRPFLLLYGVTVLALSPAATGVAMTVGVVVGLVCMPGVGRWLDRGARSTVVAASMLVRLLGAVLLLVTPAGDVWVFGVAALLLGVGNQAFPAAHAALVATVAHGRERDAALAGARSLRNAALGVGALVAMAALAGGPGAMQVLAAGTGMAYLVAAVVAWSVHVHADPSAGAAEEGGDVTGMWGLLAANVVYVFCLNVPEIALPLVLVTHLDASPVWSAVIFVANTVLVVTLQVPVTVAMSRLSRRTVLALAGVVLAGSYLGFLAASALGPWAVAVVSVVCTLGEILYAGSATALVTVLAPPRVLGRALARFELSSGFGLAVSPAVITGLAAHGPTALWGGLAAATLLSATAVTRDRSASATPVSGTR; this is encoded by the coding sequence ATGGTGACCAAGATCGACCCTCGTGCTCTCGTCCGCGCCTCCGGAGGTCCGCGCTACGCCGTCGCGCTGGCCGTGGACGCGTTGGGCACCGGCCTGCTGCGGCCGTTCCTGCTGCTCTACGGCGTGACGGTGCTGGCGTTGTCCCCCGCGGCGACCGGTGTCGCGATGACGGTCGGTGTCGTCGTGGGGCTGGTGTGCATGCCGGGGGTCGGGCGGTGGCTGGACCGGGGCGCGCGCAGCACGGTGGTGGCGGCGTCGATGCTGGTGCGGCTGCTCGGGGCCGTGCTGCTGCTGGTCACCCCGGCGGGGGACGTGTGGGTGTTCGGGGTGGCGGCGTTGTTGCTCGGTGTGGGCAACCAGGCGTTCCCGGCCGCGCACGCCGCCTTGGTCGCCACGGTCGCCCACGGCCGGGAGCGGGACGCGGCTCTGGCGGGTGCTCGGTCCCTGCGCAACGCCGCGTTGGGTGTCGGGGCGCTGGTCGCGATGGCGGCCCTGGCGGGTGGGCCGGGCGCGATGCAGGTGCTGGCGGCCGGGACCGGGATGGCGTACCTGGTGGCGGCGGTGGTGGCGTGGTCGGTCCACGTGCACGCCGATCCGTCCGCCGGCGCGGCCGAGGAGGGCGGGGACGTGACCGGGATGTGGGGGCTGTTGGCGGCGAACGTGGTCTACGTGTTCTGCCTCAACGTCCCCGAGATCGCGTTGCCGCTGGTCCTGGTGACGCACCTGGACGCGTCGCCGGTGTGGTCGGCGGTGATCTTCGTGGCCAACACGGTGCTGGTGGTCACCTTGCAGGTCCCGGTGACCGTGGCGATGTCCCGGCTGTCGCGGCGGACCGTGCTGGCGCTGGCCGGTGTGGTGCTCGCCGGGTCCTACCTGGGGTTCCTGGCGGCTTCCGCGCTGGGGCCGTGGGCGGTGGCGGTGGTGTCGGTGGTGTGCACGCTCGGCGAGATCCTCTACGCGGGCAGCGCGACGGCCCTGGTCACGGTGCTGGCGCCGCCCCGGGTGCTGGGGCGCGCGCTGGCCCGCTTCGAGCTGTCCAGCGGTTTCGGTCTGGCCGTCTCGCCCGCGGTGATCACCGGGTTGGCCGCCCACGGCCCGACCGCGTTGTGGGGCGGTCTCGCGGCGGCGACGTTGCTGTCCGCCACCGCCGTCACCCGGGACCGGTCGGCGAGTGCCACACCGGTCAGCGGCACGCGGTGA
- a CDS encoding NUDIX domain-containing protein, whose product MSIRTVSSKVVYENRWLSVREDRIELPDGSPSLYSVVDKPDFALIVPFEDDGFHLVEQFRYPTGRRSWEFPSGSVAGAGGPEEVAAVELVEETGIRAARWERLGFAHCANGFSTIGVHVFLATGLTHGEPAREVTEQDMRQRWFARGEVEEMVRGGVITDSPTITALLLLSLWERSLRDTNG is encoded by the coding sequence ATGAGCATCAGGACCGTGTCGTCCAAGGTCGTCTACGAGAACCGGTGGCTGTCGGTGCGGGAGGACCGCATCGAGTTGCCCGACGGCTCCCCCAGCCTCTACTCGGTGGTCGACAAGCCGGACTTCGCGCTGATCGTCCCCTTCGAGGACGACGGGTTTCACCTGGTCGAGCAGTTCCGGTACCCGACCGGGCGGCGGTCGTGGGAGTTTCCGTCCGGGTCGGTGGCCGGTGCGGGCGGGCCGGAGGAGGTGGCGGCGGTCGAGTTGGTCGAGGAGACCGGGATCCGGGCCGCGCGGTGGGAGCGGCTGGGGTTCGCGCACTGCGCCAACGGGTTCTCCACGATCGGGGTGCACGTCTTCCTGGCCACCGGGTTGACGCACGGCGAGCCGGCGCGGGAGGTGACCGAGCAGGACATGCGGCAGCGGTGGTTCGCGCGGGGTGAGGTGGAGGAGATGGTACGGGGTGGGGTGATCACCGACTCCCCCACGATCACCGCGTTGCTGCTGCTGTCGCTGTGGGAAAGATCGTTGCGCGACACGAACGGGTGA
- a CDS encoding helix-turn-helix domain-containing protein, with amino-acid sequence MSVPMNPRLLRRLIALKMVHFRTRAGLTQADAARIRGCAQSRIHYIESRRTLPNEQDLRLLLPAYGVDRPTIDSFLDLLPVARKRNWYDSLPEAVMPSWFGDFVAFEEAAKEIESFQCMLIPGLLQTESYASAVLRTLKPDLSDDEVGRRVGVRMRRQATVLDAERSTTRIRAVVTEAALRTAVGGPETHRTQLLHLLERARHPRIELQVIPADIGAHAGLDGSFTLFRLPIEDDPGLVYMEDRLRGHYYEETDAINEYSSVFMSLRRSALTPHLSSAMISSVAEEIS; translated from the coding sequence ATGTCGGTACCGATGAACCCGCGCCTGCTGCGCAGGCTGATCGCGCTCAAGATGGTCCACTTCCGGACCCGGGCGGGACTGACGCAGGCGGACGCGGCCCGCATCCGCGGCTGCGCGCAGTCGCGCATCCACTACATCGAGAGCCGGCGCACCCTGCCCAACGAACAGGACCTGCGCCTGCTGCTACCCGCCTACGGCGTCGACCGACCGACGATCGACAGCTTCCTGGACCTGCTGCCGGTCGCGCGCAAGCGCAACTGGTACGACAGCCTGCCCGAGGCGGTGATGCCGAGCTGGTTCGGCGACTTCGTCGCCTTCGAGGAAGCCGCGAAGGAGATCGAGAGCTTCCAGTGCATGCTCATCCCGGGTCTGCTCCAGACCGAGAGCTACGCGAGCGCGGTGCTCCGGACGCTCAAACCCGACTTGTCGGACGACGAGGTGGGGCGTCGAGTCGGGGTGCGGATGCGGCGGCAGGCGACCGTCCTGGACGCCGAGCGGTCCACCACCCGCATCCGGGCCGTCGTGACCGAGGCCGCGCTGCGGACCGCGGTCGGTGGCCCGGAGACGCACCGCACCCAACTGCTCCACCTGCTCGAGCGGGCACGGCACCCGCGGATCGAACTGCAGGTGATCCCGGCAGACATCGGAGCACACGCCGGGCTCGACGGTTCCTTCACCCTCTTCCGGTTGCCGATCGAAGACGATCCCGGACTGGTCTACATGGAGGACAGGCTGCGTGGCCATTACTACGAAGAGACCGACGCGATAAATGAGTACTCCTCAGTATTTATGAGCCTCCGCCGCTCCGCGCTGACCCCACACCTAAGCTCGGCGATGATCAGTTCCGTCGCCGAGGAGATTTCGTGA
- a CDS encoding MFS transporter — MRSTAAALTALSLSMLLPSLGISIANVALPTLSTAFDAPFTAVQWVVIGYLLTITVLVVALGRLGDVVGRRRLLVGGIAVFAVATLLCGLAPSLPLLVAGRALQGVGAACMMALTVAFVGETVPKERTGSAMGLLGTMSAVGTATGPALGGLLIAWSGWRAIFLAVAPLAVVALVLAHRVLPATPPRPAQRTGAVLREVLRDRVLVAGLTTSALVSAVMMTTLVVGPFHLTGVLGLAPALVGLVMSAGPAVSALTGVPAGRATDRFGTRAMVLAGLGGIVGGSLVLAFMPPAVGVVGYVLPLVVVTASYAVFQAANNTGVMKDVPARDRGLVSGMLTLSRNVGLMSGASLMGAVFTFAAGTSDVTGAAAAEVARGTRWTFVVAAGLVAVGVAVVLRARVRTSAAPNATGPARAGS; from the coding sequence ATGAGATCAACCGCAGCCGCGCTCACCGCGCTCTCGTTGTCGATGTTGTTGCCGTCCTTGGGGATCAGCATCGCCAACGTCGCCCTCCCGACCCTGTCCACGGCGTTCGACGCGCCCTTCACCGCCGTGCAGTGGGTGGTGATCGGGTACCTGCTGACGATCACCGTGCTGGTGGTGGCGTTGGGGCGGCTCGGTGACGTGGTCGGTCGGCGGCGGCTGCTGGTGGGCGGCATCGCGGTGTTCGCCGTGGCGACGCTGCTGTGCGGGCTGGCGCCGTCGTTGCCGCTGCTGGTGGCCGGTCGGGCGCTCCAGGGCGTGGGTGCGGCGTGCATGATGGCGCTGACCGTGGCGTTCGTCGGCGAGACCGTGCCCAAGGAGCGCACCGGCAGCGCGATGGGCCTGCTGGGGACGATGTCGGCGGTCGGCACCGCGACCGGTCCGGCGCTGGGCGGGCTGCTCATCGCGTGGTCGGGGTGGCGAGCGATCTTCCTCGCCGTCGCGCCGCTGGCGGTGGTCGCGCTGGTGCTGGCCCACCGGGTGCTGCCCGCGACGCCGCCGCGTCCGGCGCAGCGCACCGGCGCGGTGTTGCGGGAGGTGCTGCGGGACCGGGTGCTGGTGGCCGGGTTGACCACGAGCGCGCTGGTGTCGGCGGTGATGATGACGACGCTGGTGGTCGGTCCGTTCCACCTGACGGGGGTGCTGGGGCTGGCGCCGGCGCTGGTCGGTCTGGTGATGTCGGCGGGCCCGGCGGTGTCGGCGCTGACCGGGGTCCCGGCCGGTCGCGCCACGGACCGGTTCGGCACGCGGGCGATGGTGTTGGCGGGGCTCGGCGGGATCGTGGGCGGGTCGCTGGTGCTGGCCTTCATGCCGCCCGCGGTCGGGGTCGTGGGGTACGTGCTGCCGCTGGTCGTGGTGACCGCGTCGTACGCGGTGTTCCAGGCGGCGAACAACACCGGCGTGATGAAGGACGTCCCGGCTCGCGACCGGGGCCTGGTGTCGGGGATGTTGACGCTGTCGCGCAACGTGGGGCTGATGAGCGGCGCGTCCCTGATGGGCGCGGTCTTCACCTTCGCCGCCGGCACGTCCGACGTCACCGGGGCCGCGGCGGCGGAGGTGGCGCGGGGGACGCGGTGGACGTTCGTCGTGGCGGCGGGGCTGGTCGCGGTGGGTGTGGCCGTGGTGCTGCGGGCCCGGGTCAGGACGAGCGCAGCACCCAACGCCACCGGGCCAGCGCGCGCCGGGTCGTGA
- the fxsT gene encoding FxSxx-COOH system tetratricopeptide repeat protein, translated as MTDRWSAASRPERRRGRRDGVVANTARGTPRAPVLQAGVIHGDVVQSAHGPPAPHPEVGLPFRTARLPPRAEAFQHRSIGAELSEALAAPPPARLHTAVLSGLGGVGKTQLAAEHAERAWSRGEVDLLVWITAASREEVVTDYARLGAELTGVHRGSEEVCAHRFLDWLATTPARWLVVLDDVRRPSDLHDLWPPETPTGQTVVTTRRRDAALRHAGSRVWDVGLFHPRESVAYLQRKLAADARRTGAAADLAHALGHLPLALAQAAAYLADRHLTCAEYLARFTDRQRTLASVLPEQAALPDRHRTTVAATWSLSVELADRLEPAGLAAPLLAALALLDPNGVPLDVLTTPPVLAHLRHVGGGAVDAERARDALTCLHRLSLVTFDPASPRASVRVHALVQRAVRDEYPADLGDTLARAVADALLHAWPAVEHDAALAKTLRANASTLIDVAGPALWSSECHHLVFRHGNSLGDSGQVTAAHTYYRALHPAVAHRLGRDHPDAMAVRYYTAYWQGEAGDTAGALRGLEEVLRDQRRVVGHEHPSTLRTRHNIARRQGAAGRPAQAVAEFEELVALRSRLLGPDHPLTLTSRHELAYWRGEAGDPAGAMAALEALLTDRSRVLGADHPETLTTRANIAFWRGRAGDHAGAVAALEALLDDHLRVLGAEHPHTFTTRHNIAYSRGDAGDPTAAVTALEQLLQDRSRVLGAEHPHTVTTRRALARWRWVLRSS; from the coding sequence ATGACCGACCGGTGGTCGGCGGCCTCGCGGCCGGAGCGGCGCCGAGGCCGCAGGGACGGCGTGGTGGCCAACACCGCCCGCGGCACGCCCCGCGCCCCGGTCCTGCAGGCGGGCGTGATCCACGGCGACGTCGTCCAGTCCGCCCACGGCCCGCCGGCGCCGCACCCCGAGGTCGGCCTGCCCTTCCGGACCGCCCGCCTGCCCCCGCGCGCCGAGGCGTTCCAGCACCGCTCGATCGGCGCGGAGCTGAGCGAGGCGTTGGCCGCCCCGCCACCCGCCCGCCTCCACACCGCCGTGTTGTCCGGTCTGGGCGGCGTGGGCAAGACGCAGTTGGCCGCCGAGCACGCCGAACGCGCGTGGAGCCGCGGGGAGGTCGACCTCCTGGTGTGGATCACGGCGGCGTCGCGGGAAGAGGTCGTCACCGACTACGCCCGGTTGGGCGCCGAGCTGACCGGGGTCCACCGGGGCTCCGAGGAGGTGTGCGCCCACCGGTTCCTCGACTGGCTGGCCACGACCCCCGCGCGCTGGCTGGTGGTGCTCGACGACGTGCGCCGCCCCTCCGACCTGCACGACCTGTGGCCGCCCGAGACACCGACCGGGCAGACCGTCGTCACCACCCGCCGCCGCGACGCGGCCCTGCGCCACGCCGGCAGCCGCGTGTGGGACGTCGGATTGTTCCACCCGCGCGAATCGGTCGCCTACCTGCAACGCAAGCTCGCCGCCGACGCGCGCCGCACCGGCGCCGCCGCCGACCTCGCCCACGCGCTGGGGCACCTCCCGCTGGCGCTGGCCCAGGCCGCCGCCTACCTCGCCGACCGCCACCTGACCTGCGCCGAGTACCTGGCGCGGTTCACCGACCGGCAGCGCACCCTCGCCTCGGTCCTGCCCGAGCAGGCCGCCCTACCCGACCGGCACCGCACCACCGTGGCCGCCACGTGGTCGTTGAGCGTCGAACTGGCCGACCGGCTCGAACCCGCCGGACTGGCCGCGCCGCTGCTGGCCGCGCTCGCGCTGCTGGACCCCAACGGAGTGCCCCTCGACGTCCTGACGACCCCACCCGTGCTCGCCCACCTGCGGCACGTCGGCGGCGGCGCGGTGGACGCCGAACGCGCCCGTGACGCGTTGACCTGCCTGCACCGCCTCAGCCTGGTCACCTTCGACCCCGCCTCGCCCCGCGCGTCGGTCCGCGTGCACGCCCTGGTCCAGCGCGCCGTCCGCGACGAGTACCCCGCCGACCTCGGCGACACCCTGGCCCGCGCGGTGGCCGACGCGCTCCTGCACGCGTGGCCGGCCGTCGAGCACGACGCGGCGCTGGCCAAGACCCTGCGCGCGAACGCGTCCACCCTGATCGACGTGGCCGGACCGGCGCTGTGGTCGTCGGAGTGCCACCACCTGGTGTTCCGGCACGGCAACAGCCTGGGCGACAGCGGCCAGGTCACCGCCGCGCACACCTACTACCGCGCCCTGCACCCGGCGGTCGCCCACCGGCTGGGCCGCGACCACCCCGACGCGATGGCGGTCCGCTACTACACCGCGTACTGGCAGGGCGAGGCGGGCGACACCGCGGGCGCGCTGCGCGGACTGGAGGAGGTGCTGCGCGACCAGAGACGCGTGGTGGGTCACGAACACCCGAGCACGCTGCGGACCCGCCACAACATCGCGCGTCGCCAAGGCGCGGCCGGCCGTCCGGCGCAGGCCGTCGCCGAGTTCGAGGAACTGGTGGCGCTGCGGTCGCGCCTGCTGGGCCCGGACCACCCGCTCACCCTCACCTCGCGGCACGAACTGGCCTACTGGCGCGGGGAAGCCGGCGACCCGGCCGGGGCGATGGCCGCGCTGGAGGCACTGCTGACCGACCGGTCGAGGGTGCTGGGCGCCGACCACCCCGAGACGCTGACCACCCGGGCCAACATCGCCTTCTGGCGCGGCCGGGCCGGGGACCACGCCGGCGCGGTGGCCGCCCTGGAAGCCCTGCTGGACGACCACCTGCGCGTGCTGGGCGCCGAGCACCCGCACACCTTCACCACCCGCCACAACATCGCCTACTCGCGGGGCGACGCCGGCGACCCGACCGCCGCGGTGACGGCGTTGGAGCAGTTGCTGCAAGACCGGTCCCGGGTGTTGGGCGCGGAGCACCCGCACACCGTCACGACCCGGCGCGCGCTGGCCCGGTGGCGTTGGGTGCTGCGCTCGTCCTGA
- a CDS encoding DUF397 domain-containing protein: MTRSRGIAVLNGVVGRKSSYTGSGDCVVVAAVPHCAWVGIRDSKLTGERAVEQTIVVPLDRFRQFVDSLR; encoded by the coding sequence GTGACCCGATCCCGTGGAATCGCCGTGCTCAACGGCGTTGTCGGCCGCAAGAGCAGCTACACCGGAAGCGGCGACTGCGTCGTGGTGGCAGCCGTTCCCCACTGCGCCTGGGTCGGGATCCGCGACTCGAAACTCACCGGGGAGCGGGCCGTCGAGCAGACGATCGTGGTGCCGCTCGACCGGTTCCGCCAGTTCGTGGACAGCCTGCGCTGA
- a CDS encoding nitroreductase/quinone reductase family protein, with the protein MPLNFNQQVVDEFRANHGRVGGFFAGARLILLTTTGARSGRPHTVPLGYLPDGGRILVIGSAGGSDRHPAWFHNLLADPKATVEDGVFTYEAKATVLRGAERDEVFARAVEADPGWAEYQAKTSRVIPVVALEQVAGGPPNASSFGEGLKLLHDAFRRELALIRAEAAKSGPRIGAQLRVNCLTLCQGLEFHHRSEDGGVFPALADRYPELAPVMARLREEHTTVARLLAELRAALDGEDGVLVLAEVDRLVAELEAHLTYEEEQLIPLLDA; encoded by the coding sequence ATGCCACTTAATTTCAACCAGCAGGTCGTCGACGAGTTCCGCGCCAACCACGGCCGCGTCGGCGGGTTCTTCGCGGGCGCGCGCCTGATCCTGCTCACCACCACGGGCGCCCGGTCCGGCCGGCCGCACACCGTGCCGCTGGGCTACCTGCCCGACGGCGGCCGCATCCTGGTCATCGGCTCGGCGGGCGGGTCGGACCGGCACCCGGCGTGGTTCCACAACCTGCTGGCCGACCCGAAGGCCACCGTCGAGGACGGCGTGTTCACCTACGAGGCCAAGGCGACCGTCCTGCGCGGCGCGGAACGCGACGAGGTGTTCGCCCGCGCGGTCGAGGCCGATCCCGGGTGGGCCGAGTACCAGGCCAAGACCAGCCGCGTGATCCCCGTGGTCGCGCTGGAGCAGGTCGCGGGCGGCCCGCCCAACGCGTCCTCCTTCGGCGAGGGCCTCAAGCTGCTGCACGACGCGTTCCGCCGCGAACTGGCGCTGATCCGGGCCGAGGCCGCGAAGTCCGGGCCGCGGATCGGGGCGCAGCTGCGGGTGAACTGCCTGACCCTGTGCCAGGGCCTGGAGTTCCACCACCGGTCCGAGGACGGCGGCGTGTTCCCGGCGCTGGCCGACCGGTACCCGGAGCTGGCGCCGGTGATGGCCCGGCTGCGCGAGGAGCACACCACCGTCGCCCGGCTGCTGGCGGAACTGCGGGCGGCGCTGGACGGGGAGGACGGTGTGCTCGTGCTGGCCGAGGTGGACCGGCTCGTCGCGGAGCTGGAGGCCCACCTGACCTACGAGGAAGAGCAGCTCATCCCGCTGCTGGACGCCTGA
- a CDS encoding helix-turn-helix domain-containing protein produces the protein MSVRIDISGPPAQRLRFAASPLAELTAMLHVLAEPGHHPRRAAWAADVWAGLRPELAERLREAEFLWRSSQADFLLPARPRPTLAEELDDVDRLDDETYVTAALVTTCGGHRAATRSPLTDPTERARALELAQARGARQEAFAERLLTDPTAVRARVRDTLEQCAEAFFDAAWPGVAARLAADLRLKNDLLTRVGVQAALASVSGAISLDGDCIVVDKVQDKATSANGAGVTFIPSVFGSPHLVVVHAPGWQPVVQYPVTPAEPVSLDTVTLRLEALAHPIRLRLLRTLARGPHTTGELAHTWHLTPPEVSRHLAVLRRAGLLTPHRQGRYVRYTLNLSDLTTLGTDLLAAVLR, from the coding sequence GTGAGCGTGCGCATCGACATCAGCGGACCACCCGCGCAGCGGCTGCGGTTCGCCGCCTCCCCGTTGGCCGAGCTGACCGCGATGCTGCACGTGCTGGCCGAACCCGGCCACCACCCCCGGCGCGCCGCGTGGGCCGCCGACGTGTGGGCCGGGCTGCGCCCGGAACTGGCCGAACGGCTGCGCGAGGCCGAGTTCCTGTGGCGCTCCTCCCAGGCCGACTTCCTGCTCCCGGCCCGGCCCCGGCCGACGCTGGCCGAGGAACTGGACGACGTCGACCGCCTCGACGACGAGACCTACGTGACCGCCGCCCTGGTCACCACGTGCGGCGGCCACCGCGCCGCCACCCGCTCCCCGCTGACCGACCCGACCGAACGCGCCCGCGCCCTGGAGTTGGCCCAAGCCCGCGGCGCACGCCAGGAAGCCTTCGCCGAACGCCTGCTCACCGACCCCACCGCCGTGCGCGCCCGGGTCCGCGACACCCTCGAGCAGTGCGCCGAGGCGTTCTTCGACGCCGCGTGGCCGGGCGTCGCCGCACGCCTGGCCGCCGACCTGCGGCTGAAGAACGACCTGCTCACCCGCGTGGGCGTGCAGGCCGCGCTGGCCTCGGTGTCCGGCGCGATCAGCCTGGACGGCGACTGCATCGTCGTGGACAAGGTGCAGGACAAGGCGACCTCGGCCAACGGTGCCGGGGTGACCTTCATCCCCAGCGTCTTCGGCAGCCCCCACCTGGTGGTCGTGCACGCGCCGGGCTGGCAGCCGGTCGTGCAGTACCCGGTGACTCCGGCGGAACCGGTGTCACTCGACACCGTCACCCTGCGCTTGGAGGCCCTGGCCCACCCGATCCGGCTGCGGCTGCTGCGCACCCTGGCCCGCGGCCCGCACACCACCGGGGAACTGGCCCACACCTGGCACCTGACCCCGCCGGAGGTGTCCCGCCACCTGGCCGTCCTGCGCCGCGCGGGCCTGCTCACCCCGCACCGGCAGGGTCGTTACGTCCGCTACACGCTCAACCTGTCCGACCTGACCACGCTGGGCACCGACCTCCTCGCCGCCGTCCTGCGCTGA
- a CDS encoding LysR family transcriptional regulator translates to MARPDLNLLITLDVLLEEGSVTRAGHRLALSPSAMSRALARLRRATGDPLLVKAGRGLVPTPRALELRDRVRALVREAEDVLSPAHHLDLPTLTRTFTIRGSDGFVEAFGPRLVAEVGARAPGVRLRFLRKAGKDTAPLRDTVDLDTAVVEDPLPPDVLSTPLFSDTFVGVVRPEHPLSTGEVTTAGYAAARHVNVSRRGLTEGLVDLALRPTGHHRDVVTVVDGFGAAVALARASDLVATVPDRHTATLRAGLHTFALPFPPPEVTVSLLWHTRLDSDKAHRWLRTTVLTACR, encoded by the coding sequence ATGGCCCGCCCCGACCTCAACCTCCTGATCACCCTCGACGTGCTGCTGGAGGAGGGCAGCGTCACCCGCGCCGGCCACCGCCTGGCCCTGAGCCCGTCCGCGATGAGCCGCGCGCTGGCCCGCCTGCGCCGCGCGACCGGCGACCCGCTGCTGGTCAAGGCCGGCCGGGGCCTGGTCCCCACCCCGCGCGCCCTGGAGCTGCGCGACCGCGTCCGCGCCCTGGTCCGGGAGGCCGAGGACGTCCTGAGCCCGGCGCACCACCTCGACCTGCCCACCCTGACCAGGACCTTCACCATCCGCGGCAGCGACGGCTTCGTCGAAGCCTTCGGCCCGCGCCTGGTCGCCGAGGTCGGCGCACGAGCCCCCGGCGTGCGGCTGCGGTTCCTGCGCAAAGCCGGCAAGGACACCGCCCCGCTGCGCGACACCGTCGACCTCGACACCGCCGTCGTGGAGGACCCGCTGCCCCCGGACGTCCTGAGCACCCCGCTGTTCTCCGACACCTTCGTCGGCGTGGTCCGCCCCGAACACCCCCTGTCGACCGGCGAGGTCACCACCGCCGGGTACGCCGCCGCCCGCCACGTCAACGTCTCCCGCCGCGGCCTCACCGAGGGCCTGGTCGACCTGGCGCTGCGCCCGACCGGCCACCACCGGGACGTGGTCACCGTCGTGGACGGCTTCGGCGCGGCGGTGGCGCTGGCCCGCGCGTCCGACCTGGTCGCCACCGTCCCCGACCGGCACACCGCCACGCTGCGCGCCGGCCTGCACACCTTCGCCCTGCCCTTCCCGCCTCCGGAGGTGACGGTGTCCCTGCTCTGGCACACCCGCCTGGACAGCGACAAGGCCCACCGCTGGCTGCGCACCACCGTCCTCACCGCGTGCCGCTGA
- a CDS encoding winged helix DNA-binding domain-containing protein — translation MITRRALNRTLLHRQSLLERSDQPVTAMVERLVGMQAQEPFSAYYGLWSRLRGFTPDDLGTLLTDRTVVRAPLHRATIHLVTAADHARVEPVLRDVLRRRFGSSPFKAVLPGLDPGEFTATAHALLVERPRTRAELSTDLARHWPDRDPESLGIAATHLLPVVQIPPRGVWGRSGRATWAAADHWLGTPGSTLDPAPDLEGFLRRYLAAFGPATVKDMTLWSGLTRLKDVVRGMDLRVVHDETGRELFDVPDAPLLDPDTPAPARFLPEFDNLLLGHDDRTRVISDEDYRRGIVIGGKPTLLVDGFVHGTWTLRDGLDIRIFRPLTDTQREDVLDEGTRLLKFADASGEVRITDA, via the coding sequence GTGATCACCCGACGCGCACTCAACCGCACCCTCCTGCACCGGCAGTCGCTGCTGGAACGCTCCGACCAGCCCGTCACCGCGATGGTCGAGCGGCTGGTCGGCATGCAGGCCCAGGAACCGTTCTCCGCCTACTACGGCCTGTGGTCACGGCTGCGCGGGTTCACCCCCGACGACCTGGGCACCCTGCTCACCGACCGGACCGTCGTGCGCGCCCCGCTGCACCGCGCCACCATCCACCTGGTCACCGCCGCCGACCACGCCCGCGTCGAACCCGTCCTGCGCGACGTGCTGCGCCGCCGGTTCGGCTCCTCGCCGTTCAAAGCCGTCCTGCCCGGCCTGGACCCGGGGGAGTTCACCGCCACCGCGCACGCCCTGCTGGTCGAACGCCCCCGCACCCGCGCCGAGCTCAGCACCGACCTGGCCCGGCACTGGCCCGACCGCGACCCGGAATCCCTGGGCATCGCGGCCACCCACCTGCTGCCCGTCGTCCAGATCCCGCCCCGCGGTGTGTGGGGACGCTCGGGCCGCGCGACCTGGGCCGCCGCCGACCACTGGCTGGGCACCCCCGGCAGCACTCTCGACCCCGCCCCCGACCTGGAGGGATTCCTGCGCCGCTACCTGGCCGCGTTCGGCCCGGCCACCGTCAAGGACATGACCCTGTGGTCCGGCCTGACCCGCCTCAAGGACGTCGTGCGCGGCATGGACCTGCGCGTGGTCCACGACGAGACCGGCCGCGAGCTGTTCGACGTCCCCGACGCGCCCCTGCTCGACCCCGACACCCCGGCCCCCGCGCGGTTCCTGCCCGAGTTCGACAACCTCCTGCTCGGCCACGACGACCGCACCCGCGTGATCTCCGACGAGGACTACCGGCGGGGAATCGTCATCGGCGGCAAACCCACCCTGCTGGTCGACGGCTTCGTCCACGGCACCTGGACCCTCCGCGACGGCTTGGACATCCGGATCTTCCGGCCGCTCACCGACACCCAACGGGAGGACGTCCTGGACGAGGGCACACGACTCCTCAAGTTCGCCGACGCCTCCGGCGAGGTCCGAATCACCGACGCCTGA